In Caldicellulosiruptor obsidiansis OB47, a single window of DNA contains:
- the flhA gene encoding flagellar biosynthesis protein FlhA: MNLKGATFSVFAIVIVLSMILPVPPSLLDILIAINLSLALVIFLNSINIKESLDFSVFPSLLLFTTLLRLALNISTTRQILTGQGENVRIVYTFGNFVIGSNIVVGVIIFFIIIIIQFIVITRGAERVSEVAARFTLDAMPGKQMAVDADLNAGIITEEEARERRKKIQKEADFYGAMDGASKFVKGDAIAAILITFINALGGLIIGVAMRGEDVTEAIQKYLLLSVGDGIAAQIPALLISTATGIVVTKAADESKLSESLIKQLFEFHPKVLYTVGGILAALALIPTMPKLSLFFLSGTMFAMGFRMNSSLKKIESIEEKQVEQKEVEELKKPENVINLLYVDPIEVEFGYGIIPLADKDQGGDLLERVVMIRRQLALELGIIVPTIRLRDNMALKPYEYRINIKGVEVAKAELMSDSLLAINPGFVTEQIEGIPTKEPAFGLDALWIPSSMKERAEMAGYTVVDLPSVIATHLTEVIRRHAHELLTRQDVQKLIDNVKETNPVLVDELIPKFMTVGEVQKVLANLLKERISIRDMVTILETLADWAPTTKDTDILTEYVRQAMARYITKKYVSGDVLEAITLSPEVEEMIMNSIQKTEQGSFLNLPPDYVQKLINNLSNILEKLVSVSAQPIVICSPVVRIYFRRLIENIFPDVVVLSYNEILPSVQIKTVGMVEV; the protein is encoded by the coding sequence ATGAACTTGAAAGGTGCAACTTTTTCTGTATTTGCAATAGTAATAGTGTTATCAATGATACTTCCTGTGCCACCGAGCTTGCTTGATATTTTGATTGCCATCAACCTTTCACTTGCACTTGTTATATTTTTAAACAGCATAAATATAAAAGAATCTTTAGATTTTTCAGTATTTCCATCACTTCTTCTCTTTACAACATTGCTCAGGCTTGCTTTAAATATCTCTACAACAAGACAGATACTTACAGGTCAAGGTGAAAATGTAAGAATAGTTTATACTTTTGGAAATTTTGTTATAGGTAGCAACATTGTTGTTGGTGTGATAATATTCTTTATTATAATCATCATCCAATTTATAGTAATAACCAGAGGAGCAGAGAGGGTATCAGAGGTTGCTGCCAGATTTACACTTGATGCAATGCCGGGCAAACAGATGGCTGTGGATGCTGACCTAAATGCTGGAATAATAACAGAAGAGGAAGCGCGCGAGAGAAGAAAGAAGATTCAAAAAGAGGCAGATTTTTATGGTGCAATGGATGGTGCGAGCAAGTTTGTAAAAGGTGATGCCATTGCAGCAATCTTGATCACGTTTATCAATGCACTTGGTGGACTTATAATTGGTGTTGCTATGAGAGGGGAAGATGTAACTGAGGCAATACAAAAATATCTTCTTTTATCTGTTGGTGATGGTATTGCAGCTCAGATACCTGCGCTTCTTATTTCAACTGCCACGGGAATTGTTGTGACAAAAGCGGCAGATGAAAGTAAGCTCTCAGAAAGTCTTATAAAACAGCTGTTTGAGTTTCATCCCAAAGTACTCTACACTGTGGGTGGTATTTTGGCAGCACTTGCTCTAATTCCAACAATGCCAAAGCTTTCATTGTTTTTCTTATCCGGGACTATGTTTGCCATGGGATTTAGAATGAACAGCAGTCTCAAAAAGATAGAGAGTATTGAAGAAAAACAGGTTGAACAAAAAGAAGTTGAAGAACTAAAAAAGCCAGAAAATGTTATAAATCTTTTATATGTTGACCCTATTGAGGTTGAATTTGGATACGGAATAATTCCTCTTGCTGATAAAGACCAGGGTGGAGACCTTTTAGAAAGGGTTGTAATGATAAGAAGGCAACTTGCGCTTGAACTTGGAATTATTGTTCCAACGATCAGGCTCAGGGATAACATGGCACTCAAACCTTACGAATACAGGATAAACATAAAAGGAGTTGAGGTTGCAAAGGCAGAGCTTATGAGTGATAGTCTTCTTGCAATAAATCCTGGTTTTGTTACAGAACAAATAGAAGGAATACCTACAAAAGAACCTGCATTTGGGCTTGATGCGCTTTGGATACCATCTTCAATGAAAGAAAGAGCTGAGATGGCAGGATACACTGTGGTTGACCTTCCATCTGTTATAGCAACTCATTTAACAGAAGTGATAAGACGTCATGCTCATGAACTTTTGACACGACAAGATGTCCAAAAACTAATTGACAATGTAAAGGAAACAAATCCTGTGCTTGTGGATGAGCTTATTCCAAAGTTTATGACAGTTGGCGAGGTTCAAAAGGTTTTAGCAAACCTTTTAAAAGAACGAATTTCAATAAGAGATATGGTTACCATATTAGAGACACTTGCTGACTGGGCACCGACAACAAAAGATACCGATATCTTAACAGAATATGTACGCCAGGCAATGGCAAGGTATATCACCAAAAAGTATGTCTCTGGCGATGTGCTTGAAGCGATTACTCTTTCGCCTGAGGTTGAAGAGATGATAATGAATTCTATTCAAAAGACTGAACAGGGAAGTTTTTTAAATCTTCCGCCTGATTATGTGCAAAAGCTTATAAACAACCTTAGCAATATTTTAGAAAAACTGGTGAGTGTGTCAGCTCAGCCAATAGTCATTTGTTCGCCGGTAGTTAGGATATATTTCAGAAGGCTCATTGAAAACATCTTCCCTGATGTTGTGGTACTTTCGTACAATGAGATACTGCCAAGTGTGCAGATTAAAACAGTTGGGATGGTGGAAGTTTAA
- the fliR gene encoding flagellar biosynthetic protein FliR, which translates to MTDIINTFLNSSYIFFLVLARMSGLFIASPIFGRRNIPAYFKIGFAFFLSMIVVTTYNFSYSVPTNVEEYIFVVIKEFIVGLLIGYISYMIFSAILLGGQIIDNAIGFGMANVIDPMSEIQVPLLGNFLYLYMLVMFFGTDAHHLLIRAIFYSYKLVPIGYGGFKTEFTWNFLRFFSELFLIGVEISLPILMSMLIVDIILAVLSRAVPQMNVFMVGIPIKITIGFLVLVIIFPFMSKMIFVLIDRISVYTFEFLRGGIK; encoded by the coding sequence ATGACAGATATTATCAATACCTTTTTAAATAGTTCATACATATTTTTTCTTGTTTTAGCAAGAATGAGTGGTCTTTTTATAGCCTCACCAATATTCGGCAGAAGAAATATTCCTGCGTACTTTAAAATTGGTTTTGCGTTTTTCTTAAGTATGATTGTTGTCACAACTTACAATTTTTCTTACAGTGTACCTACCAATGTGGAGGAGTATATCTTTGTAGTGATTAAAGAGTTCATTGTTGGGCTTTTGATAGGGTATATATCATACATGATATTTTCAGCTATACTTTTAGGAGGTCAAATCATTGACAATGCAATAGGTTTTGGTATGGCAAATGTCATTGATCCTATGAGCGAGATTCAAGTACCTCTTTTAGGCAACTTTTTGTACCTTTACATGCTTGTGATGTTTTTTGGCACAGATGCTCATCATCTTCTTATAAGAGCTATATTTTATAGCTACAAACTTGTTCCAATTGGATATGGAGGTTTTAAAACCGAATTTACGTGGAACTTTTTGAGATTTTTTTCAGAACTTTTTCTGATAGGGGTGGAGATAAGCCTGCCAATTTTGATGAGTATGCTTATTGTGGATATAATTTTAGCAGTGCTGTCGCGTGCTGTACCACAGATGAATGTGTTCATGGTAGGGATACCTATAAAGATTACAATTGGTTTTTTGGTGCTTGTTATAATTTTTCCTTTCATGAGTAAGATGATATTTGTACTGATTGACAGAATATCAGTGTATACTTTTGAATTTTTAAGAGGGGGTATCAAGTGA
- the fliQ gene encoding flagellar biosynthesis protein FliQ has product MDTSVVLEIARQAILTAFYVAGPILLVSMVVGIVVSILQATTQINEQTLTFVPKLIAIALSLLVFGQWMLTKVVEFTKYLWININQFVK; this is encoded by the coding sequence ATGGATACATCGGTAGTGCTTGAGATTGCAAGACAGGCAATTTTAACAGCATTTTATGTTGCGGGACCTATTTTGCTTGTATCAATGGTAGTAGGTATAGTTGTATCTATTTTGCAGGCAACTACTCAGATAAACGAACAGACACTCACTTTTGTACCAAAATTAATTGCAATTGCACTTTCACTTTTGGTTTTCGGTCAGTGGATGCTCACAAAGGTGGTAGAGTTTACAAAATATTTGTGGATTAATATAAACCAGTTTGTAAAATAA
- the fliP gene encoding flagellar type III secretion system pore protein FliP (The bacterial flagellar biogenesis protein FliP forms a type III secretion system (T3SS)-type pore required for flagellar assembly.), with amino-acid sequence MMKKNKFLYIISTLLLILITTCAEKQIAFASASFSINLDNPQNPKDVSSALQLIIFLTILTLAPSILIMMTSFTRILIVLGFVRNALGTQQMPPNQILIGLALFLTFFVMAPVTDKIYTQAYQPYIKGQITSQEALKRAEQPLKEFMLKNTRKKDLDLFVKLGNINPNTNVKDLPIRVVVPAFIISELKSAFEMGFLIYVPFLIIDMVVASILMSMGMLMIPPVMISLPFKILLFILVDGWNLVVESLVRSFK; translated from the coding sequence ATGATGAAAAAAAATAAGTTTCTTTATATTATATCGACATTACTTTTAATTTTAATAACTACATGTGCAGAAAAACAAATAGCCTTTGCATCAGCAAGCTTTAGTATAAATCTGGACAACCCGCAAAACCCCAAGGATGTATCGTCTGCCCTGCAACTTATAATATTTCTCACCATCCTAACGTTAGCACCATCTATCCTGATAATGATGACATCATTTACAAGGATACTTATTGTTCTTGGATTTGTTCGAAACGCGTTAGGGACCCAGCAGATGCCGCCAAACCAGATTTTGATCGGACTTGCACTCTTTTTGACCTTTTTTGTGATGGCACCTGTGACTGACAAGATTTATACGCAGGCTTATCAGCCGTACATAAAAGGGCAGATAACATCCCAGGAAGCGCTCAAGAGAGCCGAGCAGCCTCTGAAAGAGTTTATGCTAAAAAATACGCGCAAAAAAGACCTTGATCTTTTTGTGAAACTTGGTAATATAAATCCAAATACAAATGTAAAAGACCTTCCCATAAGGGTTGTTGTTCCTGCTTTTATAATAAGTGAGCTAAAAAGTGCATTTGAGATGGGGTTTTTGATATATGTGCCATTTTTAATCATTGATATGGTTGTGGCAAGCATTTTAATGTCGATGGGAATGCTTATGATTCCGCCGGTTATGATATCATTACCTTTCAAAATTTTGCTGTTTATTTTAGTTGATGGGTGGAATTTAGTTGTAGAGTCGCTTGTGAGAAGTTTTAAGTAA
- a CDS encoding FliO/MopB family protein has translation MEFGLKVILALTVVCLLIYLIYYVLKIVNKKMFGRKGEFLKVIDMLPLSADSMLVLIEVGDKVILLGKTQKSITFLKEFTKDQLLNFEEQEHSFKKIIDSQMNSSFDLKDKVLNLYNLIKDSEGKKDDEKK, from the coding sequence ATGGAATTTGGTCTTAAAGTAATTTTAGCATTGACAGTTGTATGCCTGCTTATCTACCTTATCTATTACGTGCTGAAAATTGTGAACAAAAAAATGTTTGGCAGAAAAGGGGAATTTTTGAAGGTAATTGACATGCTTCCCCTTTCTGCAGATAGTATGCTTGTGCTTATTGAGGTGGGTGACAAGGTTATTTTGCTTGGAAAGACGCAAAAAAGCATAACATTTTTGAAAGAGTTTACTAAAGACCAGCTGCTCAATTTTGAAGAGCAGGAACATAGCTTCAAAAAGATAATTGATAGCCAAATGAATTCTTCTTTTGATCTGAAAGATAAAGTATTAAATCTTTACAACCTAATTAAAGACAGTGAAGGTAAAAAGGATGATGAAAAAAAATAA
- a CDS encoding response regulator, with amino-acid sequence MAKRILIVDDAAFMRMMLKDIITKNGYEVAGEAENGAKAVEMYKELKPDLVMMDITMPEMDGIQAVREIKKIDPQAKIIMCSAMGQQAMVIESIQAGARDFIVKPFQAERIVEAIKKVLG; translated from the coding sequence ATGGCAAAAAGGATTCTGATAGTTGATGATGCAGCTTTTATGAGAATGATGTTAAAAGACATTATCACAAAAAATGGTTACGAAGTTGCGGGTGAGGCAGAAAACGGGGCTAAAGCTGTTGAGATGTACAAAGAACTAAAACCTGATCTTGTAATGATGGACATTACAATGCCTGAGATGGACGGGATTCAAGCTGTAAGAGAAATAAAAAAGATAGACCCACAGGCAAAGATAATCATGTGTTCTGCCATGGGTCAGCAGGCAATGGTTATAGAATCTATTCAGGCAGGTGCGCGCGACTTTATAGTAAAACCGTTCCAGGCAGAGAGAATTGTTGAGGCAATCAAAAAAGTGCTGGGATAA
- the fliY gene encoding flagellar motor switch phosphatase FliY, which yields MSDLLSQDEIDALLRGMSETSSSPTISDQDKDVLGEIGNISMGTAATTLSILLNQKVNITTPVVSVLKWDELPKEFPVPYVAIKVVYKEGLDGINLLILKKEDVEIIADLMMGGTGQVEFTEQLTELQLSAIQEAMNQMVGSASTSLSSMLNLKIDINPPEAFVIDFAQNAEEMIPELKRADEIVKIAFRMTIGDLIDSQIMQLIPVDFAKQLVDAMFKNTFNASAQAETSAKSHSETVKEETLKQPASQPTNKQKTSPQSYTPPPKKEQPQQVYNVSPVQFESFDEEEERRYPENIELILDVPLEITVELGRTQKLVREILEFSTGSIIELEKLAGEPVDILVNGKVIAKGEVVVIDENFGVRITDIVNPSNRL from the coding sequence ATGAGCGATTTGCTCTCTCAGGACGAAATAGATGCTCTTTTGCGGGGAATGAGCGAAACATCGTCATCACCTACAATATCTGATCAAGATAAGGATGTTTTAGGCGAAATTGGTAACATATCAATGGGTACAGCTGCCACCACCTTGAGCATTCTTTTGAACCAAAAGGTAAACATTACAACACCAGTTGTAAGCGTTTTGAAATGGGATGAACTACCAAAAGAATTTCCTGTTCCATATGTTGCAATAAAGGTTGTTTATAAGGAAGGACTTGATGGTATAAATCTTTTAATTTTAAAGAAAGAAGACGTTGAGATTATTGCAGACCTTATGATGGGTGGTACAGGTCAAGTTGAGTTTACTGAGCAGCTAACAGAACTTCAGCTTTCAGCAATACAGGAAGCGATGAATCAAATGGTAGGCTCTGCCTCTACGTCGCTTTCTTCTATGTTAAATCTAAAAATTGACATAAATCCACCCGAAGCCTTTGTAATTGATTTTGCCCAGAATGCTGAGGAGATGATACCTGAATTAAAAAGAGCTGACGAGATTGTTAAGATAGCTTTCCGTATGACCATAGGAGATTTAATAGATAGCCAGATTATGCAGTTGATACCTGTTGACTTTGCAAAACAGCTTGTAGATGCTATGTTCAAAAATACATTCAATGCCTCCGCACAGGCAGAAACATCGGCAAAGTCACATAGTGAAACTGTAAAAGAAGAAACACTCAAACAGCCTGCTTCTCAGCCTACAAATAAACAAAAAACATCGCCGCAGTCTTATACACCGCCACCAAAGAAAGAACAGCCGCAACAGGTTTACAATGTTTCACCTGTGCAGTTTGAAAGTTTTGATGAAGAAGAGGAAAGAAGGTATCCCGAGAACATTGAGCTCATTTTGGATGTGCCGCTTGAGATTACTGTTGAACTTGGAAGGACACAGAAACTTGTAAGAGAGATTTTGGAATTTTCAACAGGGTCGATCATTGAACTTGAAAAGCTTGCAGGTGAGCCTGTTGATATTCTGGTAAACGGCAAGGTTATAGCAAAAGGTGAGGTTGTGGTAATTGATGAAAATTTTGGTGTCAGGATAACTGATATTGTCAATCCATCAAATAGGTTATAA
- the fliM gene encoding flagellar motor switch protein FliM, producing the protein MGDILSQSEIDELLRSLTSGELSLDEIQKPKQEKNVRVYDFKRPSKFAKDHLRTLQMIFENYARIVTTFLSGYLRTIVQMDVLSVEQLTYYEFSNSLSNPVVMGIVNFTPLKGSIVYEMAPEIAFAMIDRVLGGFGKGIDKVRTFTEIELALIERLLQQLVNYFQEAWENIVELRPRLEKIETNPQFTQIVSPNETIALVTIAMKVGEVEGMANICLPHMVIEPIMPRLSTKFWFSTSAKETSEETKEYLQKKIERTRVTVKAVLGRTQITVREFLELQVGDVLRLDRRKNQEIEVFVGNKLKFYGVPGRKEGRIAVKITRVEEGEDFR; encoded by the coding sequence ATGGGCGATATACTTTCGCAGAGCGAAATAGATGAACTTTTGCGTTCGCTTACATCTGGTGAACTTTCACTTGATGAGATTCAAAAGCCAAAACAAGAAAAGAATGTCCGCGTATATGACTTTAAAAGGCCAAGTAAATTTGCAAAAGACCATTTGAGAACACTTCAGATGATATTTGAAAACTATGCCCGAATTGTCACCACCTTTTTGTCTGGGTATTTACGAACCATTGTTCAGATGGATGTTTTATCTGTTGAGCAGCTAACATATTATGAGTTTAGCAATTCTCTTTCGAATCCTGTTGTTATGGGTATTGTGAATTTTACACCATTGAAAGGAAGCATTGTATATGAAATGGCGCCAGAAATTGCGTTTGCCATGATTGATAGGGTGCTTGGTGGGTTTGGCAAGGGAATAGACAAGGTAAGGACCTTTACTGAAATTGAGCTTGCACTTATAGAAAGGCTACTTCAGCAGCTTGTAAATTATTTTCAGGAAGCATGGGAAAACATTGTTGAACTTCGACCACGACTTGAAAAGATAGAAACAAATCCTCAGTTTACTCAGATTGTATCGCCTAATGAGACAATTGCACTTGTAACTATTGCTATGAAAGTTGGCGAAGTAGAAGGCATGGCAAACATTTGTTTGCCACATATGGTAATTGAGCCGATAATGCCGAGACTTTCAACAAAGTTTTGGTTTTCAACATCTGCAAAAGAAACGTCAGAGGAAACAAAAGAGTATTTGCAGAAAAAGATTGAGAGAACAAGGGTTACAGTGAAAGCAGTGCTCGGAAGAACACAGATTACGGTTCGGGAATTTTTGGAACTTCAGGTAGGTGATGTTCTAAGGCTTGATAGAAGGAAAAACCAGGAGATAGAAGTTTTTGTGGGGAATAAATTAAAATTTTATGGTGTTCCAGGACGAAAAGAAGGCAGGATCGCAGTAAAGATTACACGGGTAGAAGAGGGGGAGGATTTTAGATGA
- a CDS encoding flagellar basal body-associated FliL family protein: protein MKGEKMNSIILILLVLLLLMMLGMGIGFLTVIKNLSPASPTAKTTPVEKKPEKLYTYDVNDGKALMSNLQDTQTNAGRIIRLTVQLEVTDKKLSETLKEKNIVIADIIDSVLRSKTADELLKPEGKEKVRKEIKDRLNEVFENKVYNVNFGEFIIQ from the coding sequence ATGAAAGGCGAAAAGATGAACTCAATAATTCTCATTTTACTTGTTTTGCTTCTTCTAATGATGTTAGGAATGGGAATAGGATTTTTGACAGTTATAAAAAATTTATCACCTGCATCACCGACTGCAAAAACTACTCCAGTTGAGAAAAAACCGGAAAAACTTTATACATACGATGTAAATGACGGTAAGGCTCTTATGAGTAACTTACAGGATACTCAAACAAATGCAGGAAGAATCATAAGACTGACAGTTCAGCTTGAAGTTACAGATAAGAAGCTATCTGAAACTTTAAAAGAGAAAAACATTGTGATTGCCGATATTATAGATAGTGTTTTAAGAAGCAAGACAGCAGACGAACTTTTAAAGCCTGAAGGGAAAGAAAAGGTTAGAAAAGAGATTAAAGACAGGTTAAATGAGGTATTTGAGAATAAAGTGTACAATGTCAATTTTGGTGAGTTTATAATCCAGTAA
- a CDS encoding flagellar FlbD family protein: MIKLRRINNKEFVVNADFIEFVESTPDTVITLTNGVKLVVKESVDEVIEKVIEYKKKIFEGIIFNVQPLQKEHER; the protein is encoded by the coding sequence ATGATAAAATTGAGAAGAATAAATAACAAAGAGTTTGTGGTAAATGCAGATTTTATAGAGTTTGTGGAATCCACACCTGATACTGTTATAACCCTCACAAATGGGGTAAAACTTGTTGTGAAAGAGTCTGTGGATGAGGTTATTGAAAAGGTCATTGAATACAAAAAAAAGATTTTTGAGGGTATTATATTTAATGTACAACCTTTGCAAAAGGAGCATGAAAGATGA
- a CDS encoding flagellar hook protein FlgE: MMRSMFSSISALRAHQTRMDVIGDNIANVNTVGFKSSRVTFASVFASVLKSASAPDTASGRGGSNPMQIGLGVSVASVDMNMTRGSLQRTDNPTDLAIEGDGFFVVGGDGKAPRFTRAGNFSLDKMGNLVTATGLNVLGWMYDPVNNQIDTTKSPSKINILAFPTLPPKATDKISFDGNLSADLKAYSGQIDKYEDLLNVPADSKYSTSFKIYDSQGKEHTFQLTFVKTGDNTWNWYVDAPRIKKNVGTAQNPDEKYVYVDEMLDANNDYDKFIATGTITFGQAGKVLDDENTSDKVEGLSVTGGRIINTTDGTFTIKFKNDVVNPITFKVNSAEFDVNDNTNIAFFLKNITQFGNMESSIRVAQMTGYAAGNLQGFNVDASGKITGVYSNGLNQLIGQIAVATFANPAGLQRIGDNLYINTVNSGDPEIGTPGSGSRGTISQGTLEMSNVDLAKEFTDMIVTQRGYQANARVITASDELLQDLVNIKR, encoded by the coding sequence ATGATGAGATCAATGTTTTCATCCATCTCTGCGCTTCGTGCTCACCAGACCAGGATGGATGTGATTGGTGATAACATAGCCAATGTAAATACAGTAGGATTTAAATCAAGCAGGGTAACATTTGCATCTGTTTTTGCCTCTGTGTTAAAATCGGCGTCAGCACCAGATACCGCCTCTGGAAGAGGTGGGTCAAACCCCATGCAAATTGGTCTTGGTGTGTCGGTTGCGTCTGTTGATATGAATATGACAAGAGGAAGTCTTCAGAGGACAGATAATCCTACAGACCTTGCAATTGAAGGCGATGGCTTTTTTGTTGTGGGGGGAGATGGTAAAGCTCCACGTTTTACAAGAGCAGGGAATTTTAGTTTAGATAAAATGGGGAATTTAGTAACAGCAACAGGTTTGAATGTTCTTGGATGGATGTATGACCCTGTTAACAATCAAATTGATACCACAAAATCGCCTTCAAAGATAAATATACTCGCATTTCCTACTTTGCCGCCAAAGGCAACAGATAAGATTAGTTTTGATGGTAATTTAAGTGCTGACCTCAAAGCCTATTCTGGTCAGATAGACAAATATGAAGATTTGTTAAACGTTCCGGCTGATAGCAAATATTCGACGAGTTTTAAGATTTATGATTCACAGGGTAAAGAACATACTTTTCAGCTTACATTTGTCAAAACAGGTGACAATACATGGAACTGGTATGTAGATGCGCCAAGAATAAAGAAGAATGTTGGAACTGCTCAAAATCCGGACGAGAAATATGTATATGTTGATGAGATGTTGGATGCTAATAATGACTATGATAAATTTATTGCAACCGGAACAATAACGTTTGGTCAGGCGGGTAAGGTACTTGATGATGAAAACACAAGTGATAAGGTTGAAGGATTATCTGTAACTGGAGGTAGAATAATAAACACAACTGATGGAACTTTTACAATAAAATTCAAGAATGATGTTGTAAATCCTATTACATTTAAAGTTAACAGTGCTGAGTTTGATGTTAATGACAATACAAATATTGCATTTTTCCTCAAAAATATAACACAGTTTGGTAATATGGAAAGCTCAATAAGGGTTGCACAGATGACAGGATATGCTGCAGGTAACTTGCAAGGGTTTAACGTTGACGCGTCAGGCAAGATTACAGGTGTATATTCAAATGGTTTGAATCAGCTAATCGGACAGATTGCAGTTGCCACATTTGCAAACCCTGCAGGACTTCAAAGAATAGGAGATAACCTTTATATAAACACAGTAAACTCAGGCGATCCAGAAATTGGTACACCTGGTTCTGGTTCAAGAGGTACAATATCTCAGGGGACTCTTGAGATGTCAAATGTGGATTTAGCAAAAGAGTTTACAGACATGATAGTAACCCAAAGAGGATATCAGGCAAACGCAAGGGTGATAACAGCATCGGATGAGCTTTTACAGGATTTAGTGAATATTAAGAGATAA
- a CDS encoding TIGR02530 family flagellar biosynthesis protein, translated as MMVNNIRNINGVKHEGLVSTTQRQATGSFASILSSSIKISKHASERLKFQNINLDETILRKLEEAVKKAEQKGLKNDVLILEGDRAYIVNIKNRVVVTVKDMSSLKDNLFTNIDGVLMI; from the coding sequence ATGATGGTAAATAATATAAGAAACATTAATGGCGTAAAACATGAAGGTCTTGTTTCAACTACTCAAAGGCAAGCTACAGGAAGTTTTGCAAGTATTCTTTCTTCATCTATCAAAATTTCAAAACATGCAAGTGAGAGATTGAAATTTCAGAATATTAATTTGGATGAAACTATTTTAAGAAAACTTGAAGAAGCTGTGAAAAAGGCTGAGCAAAAAGGGCTAAAAAACGATGTACTAATCTTAGAGGGTGATAGAGCATATATAGTGAATATCAAAAACAGAGTTGTTGTGACGGTAAAGGATATGTCAAGTTTGAAGGATAACCTGTTTACAAACATTGATGGTGTGTTGATGATATAA
- a CDS encoding flagellar hook capping FlgD N-terminal domain-containing protein: protein MAELKVNSSTNSSNSKQGLAVSSEKNILGKQEFLNLLVTQLRYQDPLKPMEDKEFVAQLAQFSALEQMQNLNQSFELLKAQSMIGRYIVATSTQDGLKQIEGRVDSIRVDGSKVFLKVNGTEVLSDNIKEVYHTYSEEVLSNILNKVPTKEDLLELLTSLNKEKGIDDGK, encoded by the coding sequence ATGGCAGAATTAAAGGTAAATAGTAGCACAAATAGCTCAAACTCCAAGCAAGGTTTAGCAGTATCGTCGGAAAAAAACATCTTGGGTAAACAGGAATTTTTGAATCTTTTGGTTACACAGCTGAGATACCAGGACCCGTTAAAACCTATGGAGGACAAAGAGTTTGTTGCACAGCTTGCTCAGTTCTCTGCTCTTGAGCAAATGCAAAACTTAAACCAATCATTTGAACTTTTAAAAGCCCAGAGTATGATAGGAAGATATATTGTTGCAACAAGTACGCAGGATGGCTTAAAGCAGATTGAAGGAAGAGTGGACAGTATTAGAGTGGATGGGAGCAAAGTATTCTTAAAAGTAAACGGCACAGAAGTACTTTCTGATAATATAAAAGAAGTTTATCATACCTATTCTGAGGAAGTTTTGTCAAATATTCTTAATAAAGTACCAACTAAGGAAGATCTACTTGAACTACTTACCTCCTTGAATAAGGAGAAAGGGATAGATGATGGTAAATAA